The Neoarius graeffei isolate fNeoGra1 chromosome 25, fNeoGra1.pri, whole genome shotgun sequence genome includes a region encoding these proteins:
- the foxred1 gene encoding FAD-dependent oxidoreductase domain-containing protein 1 isoform X1: MALWRKLLLHGSGSKTLAFISWKRCGPGGARSFTTGTAVGKDPIQDLENQLKAFRDKAMAAMPSSDWSPIELTRGLPPERADIVIIGGGVIGWSIAYWLKRKLLSRDSLRVVLVEKDPTYSQASTVLSAGGIRQQFSLKENIQLSMASANFLKNINEHLGMLNEEPIDLQFNHSGYLFLASEASAHIMEKNYAIQKELGAEVALLSPAQLKERFPFVNTDGVALASLGLENEGWFDPWTLLNAFRHKAISMGVYQCFGEVTGFGCWTQNAETVDGDLLNIKRIKYVNVQMPNSLEYQPVECAIVVNAAGAGSGKIADMLGIGHGPKTSMAAIPVPVEPRKRYVYVVHCPDGPGLTCPLLIDYSGAYLRRDCLGGNYIMGRSPEENEEPDCSSLDVDYEFFQEKVWPLLAHRVPVFENLKVSSAWAGFYDYNTFDQNGIVGLHPLVNNMYFATGFSGHGLQQSPAVGRTVAELILDGKYKTIDLSAFDFRRIINQEPVLETNIV; encoded by the exons ATCTGGAGAATCAGTTGAAAGCATTTCGTGATAAAGCGATGGCGGCGATGCCCAGCAGTGACTGGAGCCCGATCGAGCTGACCAGAGGCCTTCCTCCTGAACGCGCGGACATTGTGATCATCGGAGGAGGAGTGATTGGCTGGTCCATCGCTTACTGGCTGAAGAGGAAACTGTTGTCTCGGGACTCGCTGAGGGTGGTGCTGGTGGAGAAGGATCCCAct tacagCCAGGCCTCCACAGTGCTCTCTGCAGGAGGCATTCGGCAGCAGTTCTCGCTGAAGGAGAACATCCAGCTCTCTATGGCCTCCGCGAACTTCCTAAAGAACATTAAT GAACATCTCGGCATGCTGAACGAGGAGCCCATTGACCTGCAGTTTAACCACTCGGGTTATCTTTTCCTGGCCAGTGAAGCATCGGCGCACATCATGGAGAAGAACTACGCCATTCAGAA AGAATTAGGGGCTGAAGTCGCCCTGCTGTCCCCTGCGCAGCTGAAGGAGAGATTTCCCTTTGTGAACACTGACGGCGTTGCACTGGCTTCTCTTG GACTTGAGAATGAAGGCTGGTTTGACCCTTGGACCCTCCTGAATGCTTTCAGGCACAAAGCCATCTCCATGGGGGTGTATCAGTGCTTTGGAGAAGTCACAG gATTTGGATGCTGGACACAAAATGCAGAAACTGTGGACGGAGACCTTCTGAACATAAAAAGGATAAAATACGTTAAC GTGCAGATGCCGAACAGTTTGGAGTACCAGCCTGTGGAGTGCGCCATCGTCGTGAACGCTGCTGGTGCCGGTTCGGGGAAAATCGCCGACATGCTCGGCATCGGACACGGCCCAAAGACCAGCATGGCAGCCATTCCAGTCCCTGTAGAACCCAGAAAGAG GTATGTTTACGTGGTGCATTGTCCCGATGGGCCGGGTCTGACGTGTCCGCTTCTGATCGACTACTCTGGAGCTTACCTGCGCCGAGACTGCCTCGGGGGAAATTACATCATGGGGAGGTCACCGGAGGAG AACGAGGAGCCGGACTGCAGTTCCCTGGATGTGGACTATGAGTTTTTTCAGGAGAAAGTCTGGCCGCTTCTGGCACATCGAGTTCCTGTGTTTGAGAATCTGAAG GTGTCCAGCGCATGGGCGGGGTTTTATGACTACAACACGTTTGACCAGAATGGCATCGTGGGTCTGCACCCGCTGGTCAACAACATGTACTTCGCAACAGGTTTCAGTGGACACGGGCTGCAGCAGTCTCCCGCCGTGGGCCGCACCGTGGCTGAGCTCATCTTAGACGGAAAGTACAAGACCATCGACCTGAGTGCCTTCGACTTCCGACGCATCATCAACCAAGAGCCCGTGCTGGAGACGAACATCGTGTGA
- the foxred1 gene encoding FAD-dependent oxidoreductase domain-containing protein 1 isoform X3 has translation MASANFLKNINEHLGMLNEEPIDLQFNHSGYLFLASEASAHIMEKNYAIQKELGAEVALLSPAQLKERFPFVNTDGVALASLGLENEGWFDPWTLLNAFRHKAISMGVYQCFGEVTGFGCWTQNAETVDGDLLNIKRIKYVNVQMPNSLEYQPVECAIVVNAAGAGSGKIADMLGIGHGPKTSMAAIPVPVEPRKRYVYVVHCPDGPGLTCPLLIDYSGAYLRRDCLGGNYIMGRSPEENEEPDCSSLDVDYEFFQEKVWPLLAHRVPVFENLKVSSAWAGFYDYNTFDQNGIVGLHPLVNNMYFATGFSGHGLQQSPAVGRTVAELILDGKYKTIDLSAFDFRRIINQEPVLETNIV, from the exons ATGGCCTCCGCGAACTTCCTAAAGAACATTAAT GAACATCTCGGCATGCTGAACGAGGAGCCCATTGACCTGCAGTTTAACCACTCGGGTTATCTTTTCCTGGCCAGTGAAGCATCGGCGCACATCATGGAGAAGAACTACGCCATTCAGAA AGAATTAGGGGCTGAAGTCGCCCTGCTGTCCCCTGCGCAGCTGAAGGAGAGATTTCCCTTTGTGAACACTGACGGCGTTGCACTGGCTTCTCTTG GACTTGAGAATGAAGGCTGGTTTGACCCTTGGACCCTCCTGAATGCTTTCAGGCACAAAGCCATCTCCATGGGGGTGTATCAGTGCTTTGGAGAAGTCACAG gATTTGGATGCTGGACACAAAATGCAGAAACTGTGGACGGAGACCTTCTGAACATAAAAAGGATAAAATACGTTAAC GTGCAGATGCCGAACAGTTTGGAGTACCAGCCTGTGGAGTGCGCCATCGTCGTGAACGCTGCTGGTGCCGGTTCGGGGAAAATCGCCGACATGCTCGGCATCGGACACGGCCCAAAGACCAGCATGGCAGCCATTCCAGTCCCTGTAGAACCCAGAAAGAG GTATGTTTACGTGGTGCATTGTCCCGATGGGCCGGGTCTGACGTGTCCGCTTCTGATCGACTACTCTGGAGCTTACCTGCGCCGAGACTGCCTCGGGGGAAATTACATCATGGGGAGGTCACCGGAGGAG AACGAGGAGCCGGACTGCAGTTCCCTGGATGTGGACTATGAGTTTTTTCAGGAGAAAGTCTGGCCGCTTCTGGCACATCGAGTTCCTGTGTTTGAGAATCTGAAG GTGTCCAGCGCATGGGCGGGGTTTTATGACTACAACACGTTTGACCAGAATGGCATCGTGGGTCTGCACCCGCTGGTCAACAACATGTACTTCGCAACAGGTTTCAGTGGACACGGGCTGCAGCAGTCTCCCGCCGTGGGCCGCACCGTGGCTGAGCTCATCTTAGACGGAAAGTACAAGACCATCGACCTGAGTGCCTTCGACTTCCGACGCATCATCAACCAAGAGCCCGTGCTGGAGACGAACATCGTGTGA
- the foxred1 gene encoding FAD-dependent oxidoreductase domain-containing protein 1 isoform X2: MALWRKLLLHGSGSKTLAFISWKRCGPGGARSFTTGTAVGKDPIQDLENQLKAFRDKAMAAMPSSDWSPIELTRGLPPERADIVIIGGGVIGWSIAYWLKRKLLSRDSLRVVLVEKDPTEHLGMLNEEPIDLQFNHSGYLFLASEASAHIMEKNYAIQKELGAEVALLSPAQLKERFPFVNTDGVALASLGLENEGWFDPWTLLNAFRHKAISMGVYQCFGEVTGFGCWTQNAETVDGDLLNIKRIKYVNVQMPNSLEYQPVECAIVVNAAGAGSGKIADMLGIGHGPKTSMAAIPVPVEPRKRYVYVVHCPDGPGLTCPLLIDYSGAYLRRDCLGGNYIMGRSPEENEEPDCSSLDVDYEFFQEKVWPLLAHRVPVFENLKVSSAWAGFYDYNTFDQNGIVGLHPLVNNMYFATGFSGHGLQQSPAVGRTVAELILDGKYKTIDLSAFDFRRIINQEPVLETNIV, from the exons ATCTGGAGAATCAGTTGAAAGCATTTCGTGATAAAGCGATGGCGGCGATGCCCAGCAGTGACTGGAGCCCGATCGAGCTGACCAGAGGCCTTCCTCCTGAACGCGCGGACATTGTGATCATCGGAGGAGGAGTGATTGGCTGGTCCATCGCTTACTGGCTGAAGAGGAAACTGTTGTCTCGGGACTCGCTGAGGGTGGTGCTGGTGGAGAAGGATCCCAct GAACATCTCGGCATGCTGAACGAGGAGCCCATTGACCTGCAGTTTAACCACTCGGGTTATCTTTTCCTGGCCAGTGAAGCATCGGCGCACATCATGGAGAAGAACTACGCCATTCAGAA AGAATTAGGGGCTGAAGTCGCCCTGCTGTCCCCTGCGCAGCTGAAGGAGAGATTTCCCTTTGTGAACACTGACGGCGTTGCACTGGCTTCTCTTG GACTTGAGAATGAAGGCTGGTTTGACCCTTGGACCCTCCTGAATGCTTTCAGGCACAAAGCCATCTCCATGGGGGTGTATCAGTGCTTTGGAGAAGTCACAG gATTTGGATGCTGGACACAAAATGCAGAAACTGTGGACGGAGACCTTCTGAACATAAAAAGGATAAAATACGTTAAC GTGCAGATGCCGAACAGTTTGGAGTACCAGCCTGTGGAGTGCGCCATCGTCGTGAACGCTGCTGGTGCCGGTTCGGGGAAAATCGCCGACATGCTCGGCATCGGACACGGCCCAAAGACCAGCATGGCAGCCATTCCAGTCCCTGTAGAACCCAGAAAGAG GTATGTTTACGTGGTGCATTGTCCCGATGGGCCGGGTCTGACGTGTCCGCTTCTGATCGACTACTCTGGAGCTTACCTGCGCCGAGACTGCCTCGGGGGAAATTACATCATGGGGAGGTCACCGGAGGAG AACGAGGAGCCGGACTGCAGTTCCCTGGATGTGGACTATGAGTTTTTTCAGGAGAAAGTCTGGCCGCTTCTGGCACATCGAGTTCCTGTGTTTGAGAATCTGAAG GTGTCCAGCGCATGGGCGGGGTTTTATGACTACAACACGTTTGACCAGAATGGCATCGTGGGTCTGCACCCGCTGGTCAACAACATGTACTTCGCAACAGGTTTCAGTGGACACGGGCTGCAGCAGTCTCCCGCCGTGGGCCGCACCGTGGCTGAGCTCATCTTAGACGGAAAGTACAAGACCATCGACCTGAGTGCCTTCGACTTCCGACGCATCATCAACCAAGAGCCCGTGCTGGAGACGAACATCGTGTGA